Sequence from the Epinephelus moara isolate mb chromosome 19, YSFRI_EMoa_1.0, whole genome shotgun sequence genome:
GAATCATCAGAACAAAAAATTGAACAACTGTGTTATTAAATATCTGCctctttgataaaaaaaattgaaggcACAAGCTTTGTAACATAAAAACGTCAGATGAGAAATTAACTACAGCTCCAATGATGCATTTCCAATAAAACAGCTTAAAATTATGTGTTGCAAagttacagtaaataaaagtgGAGGCAGTAACAGAAACCTATAGGCTGCTTATATTATCTGGAAGagtcctgtattttttttatcacgCAACACTGAGGATGTCATTAAAAGAGACATTTGAAATGAGAATACAGAGTAAGGAAAATAATAATCTGTGTGACAAAGCATCAAGTATATGTGGCGCCCCCCAGAAATGTTTCATAgtggtggccagatggggccactgagaATCTtcgggtggcacaccaaaaccaaaagccataactaaTGTCAGGAAATTGCTTTTGCTGTTGAAGtatataggctagttgaaaCTTTTTCAATATAGATTGTTAAGGAATCATATACTGATATACTATAGTTTGTGATTTTAAAGTTGATACGATTCATTATCTAATGGGCCCAGACTAATACCAGTACAGTTAGCATTATGAGTTCTACAACAGTCCTGATTTAATGTGCTGTGTTGGGCAGCAACTATTTAACGGCATTTCTCAGTAGTGTGGTGGTAACgtcactactttctgagtcaaatttctgctgctttgctattggcttttcttggcaagacctgccctactctgcctctgattggctacattgCACTTCTTGATTTGTCTCTCATGTGTCttgcccatagactgtatatatttagtgGATTTGCAGTGGACACTTGAAAAATAGGCACAACAAGGGCCAAGAAAAGAGCTGAGAGACACAGAACAGTAgtaagaagaaagagaggagagacatACTGATGTCACGTGTTATTTGCAGGATGTGTTCATGTCCAAATGTCCCCCCAAAAAGAAGAGTTTTAATTtagatcttttattttttattgcttttcattaaatggttttattgacttaaaaatatattttggaattCTGGTTTTTAATTACTGACAGAGCCAGATAGCTGACTGAAAGAGGCCAAgacagagaaatacattaagtaggaagaggagagagaaagagagatggcaATAGGCCGACTGATGATGTCGTGTTATTGgaggacatgttcaaatgtcatAAAGTCTGTTATTTTACAATGAACAGTCCaactgaatttgtgttttttcctgcctatttttttttctgacagtttttcTGATCTCTGAGATTCTGCTGCTTTGACATTGggtaaaaaagtaaaagtagcttTGCAAGTAGCGAACTACTTTTGCCATTTTTCGTAGCTTATTCATTGTAATGAAACTTAATTTTGATGTTGAGTAActagtagcttagctcactacattttccatgtagcttgcccaacactgttaATGTGGTATGTATCTGTGTATACACATGTTGCAAGGTCTTGCTCCTCAAATAGATTGGTTGTCCTTTTAAGTATACAGCTTTTATATGAAGGAGTActttgattgtaaggaacaaaagaTCTACTAGGAACAAGCCTGCTCAAGATTAGGGGACTAATGGCTATCCaaagaacccattttcattcagatatctttaGGAGGGAGGTCAAGAGACCCCTCTGAAAaaggccatgccagttgtttcCATGACAATATTTAGCCTCACTTTGGAGAGGAATTTAGCCCCCTTCCTGCCTACAGGATTGGCACCAATGGGTGCCTTAGATTTCACAAGACACCAATACGAGTGTGCCACAGCCTCTTTAAGACAATATCGATGGACTCCAGATATTTTAGCTGGGACAGGGGGGGCAGTTGTATCAAGTGTTTCATATACATAACCAGATAGTTTGACTTGTAGATGAAatatgctttgtgtgtgtgtgtgtgtgtgtgtgtgtgtgtgtgtgtgtgtgtgtgtgtgtgtgtgtgtgtgtgtgtgtggttttcaATGTTTTACTTTTGGCACATTTCACAACATGTTTTAATAAATGCTGAGCTGTAAATTTTGGATTTGGATTTTGGATCACAGATTGTGTTTTAATAAAGGTTTATATTGTGTTACCAGAGTGTGAAGTTATGGTCCCAGATGAGAAGAGAATCATTTGTTACAGTATCTTACTGAAGCGATTTCAGATCAAATTCCTCCCCAGATTATAACAgagtaacttttttttctcttttacctTTTTCAGGAAATATGGTGAGCAAAGAGGACACCAAATGCGTTGTTCTCTCAAATTCAGATGAATCCGATTCAGAGACAGGCCCATCACACAGCCTCGATGCACAGTCTGGACCAGAATCAGGCAAGCAGCAGGTGAAGAAGAGAAACAAGGCCTTACAAGTGCGTTTTAAGGATATCTGTGACGCTCAGAATGAGCATCGTGGAAAACGCTCTAGATCCATTTCCTGCAAAGTGACTCACCGAAAGTACATGACCATGCCTGCCAGACGCTCTATTCCAAATGTTACCAAGAGTACAGGTGTCCAGACATCGCCGGACCTCACTAAGCGATACAAGACTTTCCCTTTTGAGAGGAAAAAGGGACATACATTTAAACATACTGCTTTGGTGGAAGATTATAAAGGACAAAACAATGGTTTTTTGAGTGACATAAAGACGGGAGGAGAGGATGGACAACCTATCGGGGAGTCCTCTAATTACAAGGGTAAGATTGTGGGCCAGACAAAGGCATTGCTTCACCACACTGATGACAGCAGTGATACAGAGGATTTGCTTTCCAGTGCCAACTGTGTGGATGGACCCTCTTGTCCAGACTCTTCACATTTCTCGGAAGAGTGCCATCCGAGCAGCCCTCCTTCCAAAAGAGAAACAGAGTACCAGGTTTGTGGGACAAGGACCAAACACAAAGGATTACCCAAAGAAGACATGGACGCTGGCACTTCCTCAAAGCGCCAGCTGGCTAACTCagagttttcacaggaaaagtCAAAGGGCACGGGCCCTGTCGCGTGGAACTCTTTGACACAGGTGGAGTCTTTAGGAAGCCCGTCTGTGAGCTGTAAACGGAAAAAGGGCACACAGCTAAACGAACAGCAGTCACAGACACTTCCCCATAGTGCCAAATGTTCTGTGCAGTCACAAGGGCAGTGTCGGACAAGGCATGTGTCAGCCTCCTCTAAACTCCAGCAAACAGTTGGGGGGGATGAGGGCTTTCCTCCAAGAGACACAGGAGCCCCGGGCATGGGGAGCAGCCAGCAGATAATGCCCTTATCTGGAGACAAGGATATCAAAGCACAGCTGCAGGCCATGGAGAGCCTCATCAGCTCTAGCCAGGAGACCATCAAGGTCCTACTTGGAGTCATTCAGGAGCTGGAGAAAGGTGAAGCGCAGAGAGAGGGGTGAGTAGAGGAAGCTTTACAAAGCCGTGACTTTTATACATGCAACCAAACACACATTAGACACACAATGTACATGTCACAGTGTGCTGTCAGGAAAAACTATGACAAAAGGTAATTCCAAGTCTTGAGTCTCGTAGCTTTGGCCATCACTCCTATTGGTTATCAAACAATGACTCGCCAAAGAATGGATGTTTACACTGGGCAATTTTGTTAATGACTTCATTGGATCCTCTAGGTTTCTCTTCAAGATAAGTTAACCTGTGATGTTTGTTTAAATGCTGCACTGATGTCTGACTGCTGGTGTTTCTCAATCTGTCAGATTTCTTTTTAGCTTATCACTGGGTTCCCAGATTTCAGCCAGCCCAGTTTCCagtagaaaatgttggcattgtacatttcaaaCAAATCACATCAGCGTTTCTGAAGTGATGTGGTTCAGATTGCTTGTTTATGAGCAGAGTTTctaatgaggaggaggaggagaggatggtggGTGACATGAGACCTaggtgagatggctgccaagtggcaaaccactgtttgaggccagctgtgtttgtggtgtcgAAAGTTGGTATTTT
This genomic interval carries:
- the insyn2ab gene encoding inhibitory synaptic factor 2A, translated to MVSKEDTKCVVLSNSDESDSETGPSHSLDAQSGPESGKQQVKKRNKALQVRFKDICDAQNEHRGKRSRSISCKVTHRKYMTMPARRSIPNVTKSTGVQTSPDLTKRYKTFPFERKKGHTFKHTALVEDYKGQNNGFLSDIKTGGEDGQPIGESSNYKGKIVGQTKALLHHTDDSSDTEDLLSSANCVDGPSCPDSSHFSEECHPSSPPSKRETEYQVCGTRTKHKGLPKEDMDAGTSSKRQLANSEFSQEKSKGTGPVAWNSLTQVESLGSPSVSCKRKKGTQLNEQQSQTLPHSAKCSVQSQGQCRTRHVSASSKLQQTVGGDEGFPPRDTGAPGMGSSQQIMPLSGDKDIKAQLQAMESLISSSQETIKVLLGVIQELEKGEAQREGLTYRTGQDTANCDTCRNSACIIYSVELDFKLQEDKLQPLIKRLCPLDSQQCPALPYSNEVFTSTPKRKSKTESKKHARWKLWFL